A region of Spodoptera frugiperda isolate SF20-4 chromosome 26, AGI-APGP_CSIRO_Sfru_2.0, whole genome shotgun sequence DNA encodes the following proteins:
- the LOC118264593 gene encoding casein kinase I codes for MLNTKMELRVGNKYRLGRKIGSGSFGDIYLGTNIVTKEEVAIKLECIKTRHPQLHIESKFYKLMQGGVGIPAIKWCGSEGDYNVMVMELLGPSLEDLFNFCSRRFSLKTVLLLADQLITRIEDIHYRNFIHRDIKPDNFLMGLGKKGNLVYIIDFGLAKKYKDARTLQHIPYRENKNLTGTARYASINTHLGIEQSRRDDLESLGYVLMYFNRGSLPWQGLKAATKRQKYERISEKKLSTPFDELCKNHPIEFQLYLKYCRRLRFEERPDYSHLRQLFRTLFHRQGFTYDYVFDWNMLKFGGQRGNYQSGGTDRTLRRHEQNQEQENTAGAAGQPSTTVAAISEWR; via the exons ATGCTAAATACCAAAATGGAGCTTCGAGTCGGTAATAAATACCGGCTGGGCCGTAAAATAGGCTCAGGATCTTTTGGAGACATTTATCTTG GAACTAATATTGTCACCAAAGAGGAGGTAGCTATTAAATTAGAATGTATAAAGACAAGGCACCCTCAATTACACATAGAGAGCAAGTTTTACAAACTTATGCAAGGAGGTG TTGGTATACCTGCAATAAAATGGTGCGGCTCAGAGGGAGACTACAATGTAATGGTAATGGAGCTACTCGGACCCTCTTTGGAAGACCTGTTCAACTTCTGCTCACGTCGCTTCTCCCTCAAGACTGTTCTACTTCTTGCTGATCAACTCATCACGCGCATTGAAGACATACATTACAGGAACTTCATTCATAG GGATATAAAACCAGATAACTTTCTTATGGGCCTAGGTAAAAAAGGGAATTTAGTGTACATAATAGATTTTGGCTTAGCGAAAAAGTACAAAGATGCACGCACATTGCAACATATTCCATACagagaaaacaaaaacttaacag GAACAGCGAGATACGCATCAATAAACACACATTTAGGCATCGAACAATCACGACGCGATGATCTGGAGTCATTGGGCTATGTACTCATGTATTTCAATCGTGGAAGTCTTCCCTGGCAAGGGCTGAAAGCTGCTACCAAACGCCAGAAATACGAGAGAATATCTGAAAAGAAATTATCCACACCTTTTGACGAACTTTGCAAA AACCACCCGATCGAGTTTCAACTGTATCTAAAGTATTGCCGACGGCTACGTTTCGAGGAGAGACCTGACTATAGTCATCTCCGTCAACTATTCCGCACACTCTTCCATCGACAAGGATTCACATATGACTATGTGTTTGATTGGAACATGCTCAAATTTG GTGGCCAACGTGGTAATTACCAATCAGGTGGCACTGACCGCACGTTAAGACGTCATGAACAAAATCAGGAACAAGAGAACA CGGCGGGCGCGGCCGGGCAGCCCAGCACCACTGTGGCGGCCATCTCGGAGTGGCGGTGA
- the LOC118264172 gene encoding class A basic helix-loop-helix protein 15 gives MPQWASAEGGGSEAESPDQVMLYFEDETSEYYDNKPDIADKIEQAGDFYDSGSGSDEQVVRRVSRPRRAAAGSSSSAASSSGPTGPGRRRRCGISARERNLRRLESNERERMRMHSLNRAFEDLRRVIPHVKKDNRSLSKIETLTLAKNYVKALTNAICTMRGEVPRYQFNSDDENVEPVFVLNRDQEQNNNVPSDQDREDSSPGSRSCL, from the exons ATGCCCCAGTGGGCGAGTGCGGAGGGCGGAGGCTCAGAAGCCGAGTCGCCCGACCAAGTGATGTTGTACTTCGAAGACGAAACCTCCGAGTACTACGATAATAAACCTGATATTGCTGATAAAATTGAACAAGCTGGAG ATTTCTACGACAGCGGCAGCGGTAGTGATGAGCAAGTCGTGCGCCGCGTGAGTCGGCCGCGGCGGGCTGCGGCGGGGTCGTCGTCATCGGCAGCCAGCAGTAGCGGGCCCACGGGCCCCGGCCGACGACGACGATGCGGCATCTCAGCGCGAGAGCGCAACCTACGTAGGCTCGAAAGCAATGAAAGAGAACGAATGAGAATGCACTCTCTTAACAGAGCATTTGAG GATCTCCGACGAGTAATACCACACGTCAAGAAAGATAACAGGAGTTTATCAAAAATTGAAACTCTTACTTTAGCCAAAAATTATGTAAAGGCCCTAACTAATGCAATATGCACAATGAGGGGCGAAGTACCACGATACCA ATTTAATAGTGACGACGAGAACGTAGAGCCTGTGTTCGTGTTAAATCGAGACCAGGAACAAAACAATAATGTGCCAAGTGATCAGGACCGAGAAGACTCCAGCCCTGGCTCCAGGAGTTGCCTCTGA